CTGTAgatctcatatttttcttctttcagCTTTTCTAGCAGCCCGTGGATCCTCAGGGATGGTGTCCTAACATCTGGAGAATCTCTTATTCATGTAAGTGAAAAACAtcaaatatggagtattaatttctCCTTGTTATCTGACTTTTTTAGCCAGTTCCTAAATGGCATGGTGTCTGTTACATGgcattataatattaatattttcccacttacATGGCATTATTTACTAGCAATTTTCTTTGGCAATTCTCCATTTTCTATACTTATAGTATTGTTTCCATAGAGAGGTCTCATGGCTCTTGCTGATGTTGAGGGTGCGAAAATTCATTTCAAAGAGTTAGTTCTTTCGCACCAGATAGCTAGCTGGGAAACCATTCAAGAGATCCTCGTAAGTCATTACACGCGGCAATTTCTGCATGAGATGTACAAGGTAATTTCCTAAAagatctttttcatttttgcataTGACTTTGCAGTCTACTTTCTCCCGTACTTTAGAACTAACCTCTTTACTTCagcctactttttctcttctgttcatttgtttgattttgatatcACTAGAAAATGCAACTCTGACTGAAGCTGTAGTAGTTATGAGCAATAACCATTCCATTAGACTTTACCTCCTAATGGAAACACTTCACACCTCAATTTAACTTTACTAAAACACTCTAAGCAAAAATGGATCTTTCTGTAATATCATAGTATGATACTTGCAGATTATAGGTGGTTTTCTAATATTCTGCTTAAATTTGCCCTCTAGATTGATGTTTTGAATCCACAAAATTGCTAAATGTGTCACTTAATTGACAGCTGAGTGCGGAAGAGGGATTCTTACCTTTTATTACTTCtcttttggtttttaattGCATTCCAGAATGAATGCTGAAAAGGGTATCTTTCTCTATTATAGTTTAACTGATCATAGAGATTTTTGGCTTTCTTGAGCTCAAATTTAGGACTGTGCTGTAGTTTTCATGTTATTGGGTTGGAAATTCTTAACAGTCAACTCCAGTAAATGAAATTATGAGAGCCGTGATGAACTTATAATCTGACGTAGTTGTTCCCCAAGAGTTCATGACAATCAAGTTTCATTAGTAACATGACAATGCAGGTTTTCGGTTCTGCTGGAGTTATTGGAAATCCTGTAGGATTTGCTAGAAGCTTAGGTCTCGGCATCAAAGACTTCTTCTCCCTTCCAATGTGGAGTGTAATTCAGGTATACTTCCCTAACTTTCCCGTCCCACCCCCCTATAAAGAGAACAGTGTTTGAGTTGAAATCTCTTTTGCAGAGCCCGACTGGTCTTATAACCGGTATGGCCCAAGGTACAACGAGCCTCCTCAGCAGTACTGTCTATGCAATAAGTGATGCTACTAGTCAATTCAGCAAAGCTGCACATAAGGTTAGTTTTCTAGAATATACATGAACGTATATACATCTATCTCTTAGCTGAATTTTAACACAATCTCAACTTGCAGGGGATTGTAGCATTTACATTTGATGACCAAACTGCAACAATGATAGAAAGACAACAGAAAGGGATGTCTACACACAGTAAAGGAGTTATAAATGAATTCCTTGAGGtacgtttttttatttgtgatcGATGTGTGTATCTAAACAATATTGAATTTACATCCCCTTTGAAATAATTACCTAGTCTTCTCActcttttcatattttgaaatgCCACTTATATTCACTTGTCTGGATTGTGATATTTAGAGAAACTGAATGAAGATTTTTTAGCTGGATTTGGCTAGTATCATTTCTCGCGTGGTAAACCCAATATATCgttattatgaaattttagtgaagcttatttttttatttatcttagGGGCTAACTGGTGTGCTCCAATCACCAATCAAAGGGGCTGAAAAACATGGCCTGCCTGGAGTACTTTCAGGTACTGCCGGCTAGcaaaaaagtttatttacCTTATGTTCGACTATTGGCTTAATGGAGATGTGTTGCATCGTTTTTCTACAGGTATTGCTGTGGGTGTTACTGGGCTCGTGGCGAGACCAGCAGCCAGTATACTCGAGGTGACTGGAAAAACCGCGCAAAGCATCAGAAACCGCAGTAGGATTCACCAGATGGGTTACCGGTGTTTCAGGGTCCGCTTACCCCGGCCTTTAAGCTCAGAATCCCCCCTGAAGCCTTACTCATGGGATGAAGCAGTTGGGACATACATTCTCACTGAAACCGATGTGAATCTGCGGGATGAGACACTAGTCATCTGCAAAGCGCTTAAGCAGTCTGGTCAGTACGTGTTGATCACCGGGAGACTCATCTTAGTCGTCAGCTGTCCCAGTTTGATAGAGTCGGAAGGAGTTCCTGCGGATCCAAAGTGGGAAATACTCTCAGAAATAGGTTTGGACAGTGTGATTCTTGCTGACAACGATGGTGAGGTGGTGCACATAGTCGGAAGCGGTTCAGACACCACGTCATTTAGACAGAACCTTCAGCATCCGAAAAGAGGGAGTGATGATGCAAAAGGGAAGCTCTGGAGCAGCTCTCACACGCCGCTCCCTTTTCTGCAAACCAATTTGGAATTGGGATCGGAGGAAGAAGCAGACGATTTCTTGCGAATGCTACGAGGTATGATCGAAAGCGGGAGAGAGCAAGGGTGGGGTGCCAAATATATTCTACACCAAAGCAATATCAGGTAGGAATGGATTCAGCATTCTTGAGTTTGCTATGCTTAGATACAGCTTTTATTAATGATGTTTTTACTGTATAGTGTCATTGTATGAAATTTTGCAATCTGGGTTATGAAAAAGGGTGTATTTATTAGAAATCGTTGAAGCAgtcatatttttgttattttcgcTGTTTTTTTCTGTTCTGCAGTTTCACGCCTCAtgatttccttatttttaagACTTCCATTTTTAGTTCCCTATATTTTTCCCTAACAACTTTTTGACCCTATATATGAAGCGTGTCATCTTTTATTTCGGTCCAAACTTTACTTTTCTGttagggaaattggtctctaaaaccataaactttgcctaaaatttggtatttcccataaactttgaaattggtacataatatcacgaactttgcattttgtttggtatttcccgaactcactcaaataagatattttcatcaaaatcttatttaacataggcaaccgtgatatgttttataatatttgaaatcacTTTTTAGACAATTTGGGGAAAGCAAaattccttttaatttttgttctaAGTAAATTcccttttaatttcattaatttctattttaactaaaaaatattttatatattttaatattaatttaattaagataattaggttataattaagttattaatttggtcaaacGTGTTTGACTGTTATTTTTAACCGAAAAAAGTTATGTTTgaaccaaaatatattatttgggATCGAAAGATCACACACTTAATGTATAGGACCAAAAAGGGTTTTANNNNNNNNNNNNNNNNNNNNNNNNNNNNNNNNNNNNNNNNNNNNNNNNNNNNNNNNNNNNNNNNNNNNNNNNNNNNNNNNNNNNNNNNNNNNNNNNNNNNGGGGGGGTCCCAAGACCAAATTAATggcttaattataatttaattaacataattaatataatattaaaattttataaaaatcttaattaaattaagaattgattaatttaaaagcAAATTTACTTAAATATGAAGTTGattcatatataatttctACTATGTAACACACAATATCTACTCAATTTAATAAACACTAAAACtttgtggaaaaaaaaacttttcattAATCGTGCTATGGGAGTTGTATTTTACTACTATAGTAAATTTTTGAAGTAATTTTGTGACAATTTGGGGAAAGCAAaattccttttaatttttgttctaAGTAAATTcccttttaatttcattaatttctattttaactaaaaaatattttatatattttaatattaatttaattaagataattaggttataattaagttattaatttggtcaaacGTGTTTGACTGTTATTTTTAACCGAAAAAAGTTATGTTTgaaccaaaatatattatttgggATCGAAAGATCACACACTTAATGTATAGGACCAAAAAGGGTTTTAGACGAATGTAGGAGACTAAATTTGGacttaattctttttttaatatcctTTTATGAAATTATGCTATCTTTAATATCTGATTTTTCTAGCTTggttctttttattttattaaaatatttgttcgAATAACATCTGAAATTACTCCAAAAAGGCAAAAATACCGTTTAATTAGAAAGTTCAATATGCACAATAtgatttactaatattatagtatatgcaaaaaaaagttttagtATTAAagattaatcaataaaaaaatgtttatcctcattattttgaaatcgttatatttgaaaattcaatcatattaataaaattaacgtATAAGATTAACTATTAGCAGCATACGATACAAATCTCACATCGAGTTAACATAAACTTGTTGAATTATAGTACAAATAAGAAtcaattgtttattttaaattaaattagagatTGCTAATTTATACTTCTAGTATTTGTTGAGAGGGTTTAAAGCAAAtgtatattttagtttatatagTCCAAACTCCAATCTCACTATATGTATGATGAAATATCCATTCATCCCACCATTCCAGGCTTATATATATCCATGTgaataaactatttattttcaaagtcAATAATAACAACAGCactacataaattatttataatatttattcatagaattattagagaaaaagaaaaaaaagagctctctctctcttctctcttctctcttctctcacaGAGATTCACAAAAACTCGACTGGAGCTGAGGTTTTGGCGGTTTCATGCTTTCGATTGCGATTCGAGTCGGAATCCAAGCTGTGGCGGTTAGTAATGCGACCAATTTCAAGGAGCTCCGAAGCGCAACCACCGTAAAATCCATTTGGAGCTGCAACCTTTTATGATTCTCAGCCGAGGCAAATTCGCAAGCACATGGCGGGTGAGTTCAACCCCGGCGGCGGAGGGACGAGCAGCGGCGCCTCCGGAGGGCACGACCTGATTCCCGTGCCCAATTACTACGGGGGGAGCTTGAATTTGGGGGTGGTGCAGTATTTCGGCTCCGCGGCGGGCCCTTCCTCCTCGTCGTCGTCGCCGCTTCTGCTGGACTCTGTGCCGGGGCTGAAGCACGACACGGGGCTGGCAGTGGAGTGGTCTGTGGAGGAACAGTATAAGTTGGAGGAAGGTCTGGCCAAGTAGGTAGTTCCTTCTCGATTTTGATTGATCAAGGAGTATGTTTGTTGGTTGCAACTGATCGTTTTCACTATTTTTCTACCTAATTGATTGAATTCAGAATTGTGttgtaatagtagtatttatccCCAATTTGCAGTGATTTTCATGGCTAGGGCAGAATGTAGATGCCAAATGCTTGGGGCGGTTAGAAATTGGTGGAAGTGGATTAGAATCTAGACGTGGTTGGTTTTGTGTGTCAAAAAGTATATGTGATCTATCTGTGTGGGTTTCTTTATTCGACAGATAATGAGCTACTGATGTATGATACTGAACTGCATTTTGTTCGTTTCGAAGCTGGATATGAATAGTATTTGTGTTTTGGGTTATTCTGAATTATGTTTGACGTGCACCTTGTTATGACTAGTATAGTACTACAGTGGTAATTTATAGAGATTTGTATTGTGGATCAGCTAATATTACTTGcttcaaaattgaaacaaaatgtATCTTAAATTCTACTTGTATTAGTTACGTCAAAGGGGTATACTTTCCTAATGGAAAACTGATATACTCACATGAATAGAGATGATGTAATGCATGAGCAGTCATGCTGCTATTAGCCTATTGCAGAGGTGTAGCGTTTGCACTCTGTTTTCCAATTCACATGATGAAGTTTGACGCCGGTTACTTAACATAATACTCTATTAAAACCCAAAGTTTACCTGCTGCACATACTACTGTTGCATGTAGTTTGTGTTGATTATGGCAGTTCTCATGTTTAaggttttctttctttaagtGTTTAAGATTGACTCTGATATCATCTGGTTCATTATACTTTCAATCTGTAGGTATGCGCATGAACCCCATATTCTGCAGTATATTAAGATAGCTGCTTCCCTTCAGGACAAAACTGTACGTGATGTCGCTCTTCGGTGTAGATGGATGATGGTAAGTTTTCTTTGTGGAGATGAAGATCACAACTGATTGTTGTGTGTAACTAAACAATGTTATAGTTTTATTGTTATCACTGTTGAATAGCTGTGTTCTTTTCTCGTGTCTGATATAGAACGCTCCAACTTCTTTTCCTATAGTTGTCTAATCAATGCTGCTGTTTTTTAGAGAAAGCGAAGGAAACAGCAGGACCTGAGCTTTGggaagaaaatgaaggaaGGAAAGGTAAACTCTATCTTTTTGGTGGAGCCCCTAGATATTTTCTTTACCTTGCTCATCTTCTTGTAAGTGTATAATTTCGTTTCTTTTATCATTTACCTATTAAAGttcccaaaattttcaaattttgaacttGTAAACTCTATTATTAGAAGCTTGCTCTTAATGTGAAAAACAAGTTTTTTGAAGGTTGCCCTTGTTTCTCAGGATAAACTAATGGAAGCATCTCTAAAGAATAAAGTCTCTTCAGCTCCGCCATTGAACCTGCCTGCATATTCTTTGTCTTCAAACCATCATAATCAGAGTGAATACATATTTTCAGGAGGTCCGTTTTTCGCCCAGATTTCTGTTAATCTACGGCTCAAATTTATTCTTACTTGGCACAACTTTATGATTCTAATTTCTCTTACATCTTGCTATTTTACTAGTATGCACTAATTGTGTATCACTTTTGCATACGACCCTAAACTGTGTATTGAACAAATTTGCATATGTTTCAGTACTTAGTTACGGAGTCAGGCATCTGTTGGAAGAAAATAACCATGCTTTTGGTCAAATATCTACAAATCTTTCAACTCTCAAGGTAATGGTAGAACCTTCAAACCCTAAAGGAATTTGGCTATTTAATCCctcataaatttgatttatggaATGTATGCTGatgtatataaatacaattgaagtattttactattttatgtgaatgagatatttttcacATTTCGCAACCAAATCTAGAACAGTTTGGTGAGTGCCTTCTTTTGACCCTCTTCTAAGTATGCTCCCCCTCCCCCCACTCTTTATAGTTATGGGAGGAGGAGAAGTGGAGAAAAACttccaaattttcatatgaAGCATGTGAACCAAGGAATTTAAGGATAATATAAAAGCTAGCAAGGGATTTGACGATAACGGATGTTGTGGTCGGTTGGAGGAATGATAGAATGTATTAAGTGCCAATAGTAGTTGAAATAACATATTTCATAACCAGACGTCcttcatataaaattaagcaTGTATAAGGAGCTGTGTGTGTTGGCCTAGTGGTTGAGTGGTTAATGTTGAGAACAAAGGTCT
The genomic region above belongs to Salvia hispanica cultivar TCC Black 2014 chromosome 3, UniMelb_Shisp_WGS_1.0, whole genome shotgun sequence and contains:
- the LOC125214915 gene encoding uncharacterized protein LOC125214915 isoform X2, whose translation is MAGEFNPGGGGTSSGASGGHDLIPVPNYYGGSLNLGVVQYFGSAAGPSSSSSSPLLLDSVPGLKHDTGLAVEWSVEEQYKLEEGLAKYAHEPHILQYIKIAASLQDKTVRDVALRCRWMMRKRRKQQDLSFGKKMKEGKDKLMEASLKNKVSSAPPLNLPAYSLSSNHHNQSEYIFSGVLSYGVRHLLEENNHAFGQISTNLSTLKENINLFFRTRNNLTTVLNDIKNMPGIMSQMPPLPVLVNEELVCSIFPHSSQHMTFGASSSIPLKQEPGC
- the LOC125214915 gene encoding uncharacterized protein LOC125214915 isoform X1, giving the protein MAGEFNPGGGGTSSGASGGHDLIPVPNYYGGSLNLGVVQYFGSAAGPSSSSSSPLLLDSVPGLKHDTGLAVEWSVEEQYKLEEGLAKYAHEPHILQYIKIAASLQDKTVRDVALRCRWMMRKRRKQQDLSFGKKMKEGKDKLMEASLKNKVSSAPPLNLPAYSLSSNHHNQSEYIFSGVLSYGVRHLLEENNHAFGQISTNLSTLKLQENINLFFRTRNNLTTVLNDIKNMPGIMSQMPPLPVLVNEELVCSIFPHSSQHMTFGASSSIPLKQEPGC
- the LOC125214915 gene encoding uncharacterized protein LOC125214915 isoform X3, whose amino-acid sequence is MAGEFNPGGGGTSSGASGGHDLIPVPNYYGGSLNLGVVQYFGSAAGPSSSSSSPLLLDSVPGLKHDTGLAVEWSVEEQYKLEEGLAKYAHEPHILQYIKIAASLQDKTVRDVALRCRWMMRKRRKQQDLSFGKKMKEGKDKLMEASLKNKVSSAPPLNLPAYSLSSNHHNQSEYIFSGVLSYGVRHLLEENNHAFGQISTNLSTLKEQFNHSFERHKKHAWDYESDATTSRSCK
- the LOC125214915 gene encoding uncharacterized protein LOC125214915 isoform X4, with protein sequence MAGEFNPGGGGTSSGASGGHDLIPVPNYYGGSLNLGVVQYFGSAAGPSSSSSSPLLLDSVPGLKHDTGLAVEWSVEEQYKLEEGLAKYAHEPHILQYIKIAASLQDKTVRDVALRCRWMMRKRRKQQDLSFGKKMKEGKDKLMEASLKNKVSSAPPLNLPAYSLSSNHHNQSEYIFSGVLSYGVRHLLEENNHAFGQISTNLSTLKHKKHAWDYESDATTSRSCK